TACCCACGACCTGCCGGCCGTCGTGCTCTGCCTGCATGAGGGGCCTCCTTCGTCGTGAGACGTGAGCACCCCGAGCATCCCGCCTGGGACCCACGAGGAGCGAGGCCCCGCTCCTTCATGCCATCAAGCGGACCTTGACGCAGGTTCGGACGCTGGCGGGTCGGGCGGTGGTCTGCTCGGCTTGCCCGGGTCGATGGCAGGCGGGATGGCCTACCGCAACCACCCACGGACCCGGCAGCTGCCGACGATCTTCGGCCATCCTGGAGCCGGAGCGCCCCCGCCGGAGGCGCCGTAGCCGCAACCCCGCGACCGCCGCCAGCTCGCCGACGCGGCCAGCGTGCGCTCCCCTGCGCCGCGCGGGTCCTGGCCGCGCGGCTTGGCCGGCTGACGGCCCACCACCTCACCCGTCAACGGTCTGTCGTTCTGCGGCGGCCCTTCGGGCTTTCCGCTGTCCGCGCCAGCCGCCGGGCACAGGCGTGACGGCCGCAAAGCGACAGCGGCAGCGGCCGGCGCGCGCCCAGGCGGCGGCGCGTGCGGCCCGTTCAGGGCCGCCTTGAAGACGTACAGAAACTTTGAACAACTACGCCGGCAGCCGCCGGCAGCCGGCCGTGTCAGGTCTCGGCACCTGCGTGACACGGCGGTCTCAGGACCTGCGTGACACTCCGCTCCCTGACCACGCCGACCGCGGGGCCGAGCCCACAACCCATGGGGTCCGCTGTCCCTTGACGCCCTGCGGTTCAGTTCCTAGCTTTGTCGGTCATGAGCTGGAGCGAGGAAACGGGCAGATCAGACCGTGGATAGCGTCAGGTTGACGGAGGCGCTCGGCTATACGGTCGGCGACCTGCTCATGATCTCAGCCGAGGCGTTCGACGCACGGGTCGTCAGGACCACACCCCAGCGCCTGACCATTGACTGGCCATGGTGGGAGGCTGACCCCGAGTCAGCCAACTCCTGGGACTGCACCATCGGCTTCCCTCGCGACCCTGAGGCTCACGGCTGGCGCAATACACCCTGGCGACTGGAGCCCGACGCCTCCGAACTCCAAGCTGGTGACCCTTGTTTCGTGGGCATCCCACCGACGGAAATGCGGGTTACTGCGATCGAGAGGTTCGACCCTCCGGCCGACTTCGGAGTCCTACCCCGGCCGGACTACGTGCTTGAGGTGGGTCCTGTCGAAGCGATCGAGGACCAAGAAGCGGGGTACGTCCTCTACCTCAACAGCCAAGAGCCGATCGACATCGAAGTCCTTGCGAACCCCAGTTAACCAGGGCATCCACGAGCGCTGCCCCCACTCAAAGATCGTCTAGCCGGACGTGTCACCCACGTCCTGAGACTGATCTGCCATCACGCACGTCCTGAGACCCGACATTCGGCAGCCGGCCGGTGTCCCGTCACGAGACATGGTTGACAGGGCGGGTTCACCAGATGCTTGACATGATCGTCGGCTTACTGCTGGGGCGGCGACGGAACGGCTTCCCTGGCAAAGTGGCCGATATGCCGGACAGCCATAGCAGCGATTCGCACGAGGTCAACGCCACTATCCACATCGAGCCGCACGACGCCGCCTGGGCCGAGCGGTTCGACGAGGAGGCCAGCGTGATCAGCCGGACCATCGGTCCCTGGATCACTGGCGGTGTCCACCACGTCGGCAGCACAGCAGTGCCCGGGCTCGCCGCCAAGCCGGTCATCGACATCATGGTTGGCGTCGCGGACCTGGAGTTGTCGCGCCCCTGCATCGAACTGCTGAAGCCGCTGAGCTACCGCTACTGGCCCTATCTCGCTGAGGCCATGCACTGGTTCTGCAAGCCACGCCCCAGCCACCGGACCCATTACCTGCACCTGGTACCGACCGGCTCGCCGCGTTACGTCAACGTCTTGGCCTTCCGGGACTACCTACGAGCCCATCCCGACGCCCGTGCCGACTACGAAGCCCTCAAGCGAGACCTGGCAGACCGCTATCCGAACGACCGTGAGGCGTACACCGAGGGCAAGACTGACCTGATCGGGAAGCTGACCGAAGCGGCTCGGGCGCGGGCCACACCCAGAGACATGAAGATCAGCAAGCCCAGCAGCACAACGTAACCGCCGGCCCCGGTCCACCTCGTCAATCGGTGCGTCTTCTAGACCGAGCGTCAAGCATGTGGTGGGACTAGACATCGGCAGCCGGCCGGCTCACCTCGGCGGCTGGGTCGCCGCTTCTGCCAGAATGGGTGCCGTGGGAACCGGCCCAGAAACGACCGCGGAGTGGTGGACGACCTCCGACGTTGCCTCGTACCTCGGGGTGAAGGTGGCGACCGTGATCAACTACCGGAAGCGGGGCCAGATGCCGGAGCCTGATCCGACGGTCGGACGTACCCACATGTGGCGGCCGAGCCGAGTGATCTCCTGGCATGAGAGCCGCCCTCGCCCTGGCGTCGGTGGTCGGCCAGTCCGAGCAGAGACAGACGACAGCGCGGACGGTGTCAGCTCGCGCTGAGCGCTCGCACCTCGTCGAGGTAGGAGACCGCCTCCGGCTCGTGGGGGTACCTCTCCCGCAGAAGAGTCGCCAACTCCTTAGAGCACATGAGCAACGACGGAAGCGACTTCCGATCGCCCGCTAGTGCGCGGCGTCCGTACGAGACTGCGCGCTCCAGGTCGCCCGATCGCGCCGCCACCACCCCGAGAGTGATCCGCGCTTCGGCGTTACGCATGGGCTTACGTTCCGTGCCGTCCGGGCCGGTCGAAGAGCGGATAACCTCCCGCGCGTACATCTCTGCTAGGCGGTCCTCGCCAGCGAGGCGGTAGCAGTCCATGGCGTAGAAGTCGAACTTCGCCGGGTCCGCCACGAAGTGGTGATCGGGGTCCTCCGGGTACGGAAGGGATTCAAGCAATGCCCTCCCCCGGTCCAGGGCTGTCTCCACCTGCCGCCTGTCACCCAACCTTGCCCACGCCTTGGCTCGCTGCGCAAGATCGCGGTGACCATGAACATCTACGGGCACGTCATGCCGGCGATGCAGCAGGAGGCGGCAGGCCACATGGACGCGGCGCTCAGCGAGCCGGAAGCGGAGGCGGGTGATGACGCTGACGAGTGACACGGTTGCTGTCGCCGTTGCTGTCACTCACCCGGAAACGACATCTGGGCACCCACCCGTGAGGGTGAATGCCCAGATGATTGCTGGTGCGCCGCCAGGGACTCGAACCCCGAACCCGCGGACTAAGAGAAGATCGCGGATGCCGGGTCAGAGGACCGGGTGCCTGGTCGCACGGTCGGGATGTGTCGCTGCTGTCGTTCTTGGCGGACCCGCTGGACTGTACCGCTGGCTGTACAGCCATGCACCGTCGACCTTCTGATTCGTAGCCGCGGCCGGGTTGTCTGGTTCCGTGCAGGAGCGTCGGCAACTACTGGTGGAAGCGCTCTACTCGTCCGCTGCTGCGTGGGCCTGTCCAGCGCCGTTGCTGTCACCCGTTGCTGGGCCAACGCACACTCGTGGCTCATCAGCGAGGCGGTCATCCTGATCTTCGTGGTAATAGTCGTGTCCGATCTGCTCAAATAACCCGCCTTCGCTTGGACGTCAATCGCCGAGCGCGGGTTGGCATGCATCCCCGTTGATCAACCAGCCCGGTAGTTCATGGGGCGCGTGGGGCCGTGGAGACGTCGCGGAGGATGTAGCGCGGCTGTTTGGGCTGATCTCTGAGGAGGGCCGGGGTTCGGGGCGGAGCCCTGAGGTTTTAAGGGTCTTGTCGTCCGTCAGCGTGGCCGGCCGGCCCGGCCGATGCTGGCCGGAGGTCGCCAGCAGGCCGGGGCCGGGCCGGCGCGGCCCGCTATACGGGCCGCCTTGAAGACGTACAGCGGGCGATGGTCGACCGGATGATGAAGACCTCGGCGGTGCATGGCGTGACCTCACCGGAGCGGTCCGGCAGGAGTCGGATCGCAGGCGTCTTGGCTAGACGTCGGCCTTTAGGCCCGCCTGCTTGTTCGCCTCGGCTTGTGGCAGTCCGGACGCTTGGAGCAGGTCACTGGCGACAGCGCGCACTCGCGTGGCGACCACTGTCCCGGAGAACTCGACGCCTTCGGCGCATGCCTCGTTGACGTCTTTGATCGCCTGCTGTGCCCGCGCGCGCGGAGGATCCGGCTCGCCGCCGGCGAGGAAGTCACGGTACAGGAGCCTCAGCGCCTGGCCGAGGTGCTCGATCGACGCGGGAAGGCCGGCCGGCACTGGCTCACCGGCGCGTATGGTCGCCGTCGCCCACTGCAGCATCTCGCATGCGCTGCTGTAGGCGTCTTCGAGGTGCTCGGCGGCGTGCTGGTACCGGCGCAGCATGCCGAGTCGTCGTCTTCGCCACGGTGAGAGGACCACGACCTGCTGCGCTGCCTCGACCAGCTCGGACGTCTTCTGTCTTTGCTCCCATGCGGCGGAGAAGCGTTGTAGGGCGTCCTCGGCCTGTTGAAGGTCACGGTGGGTCAGTGCGTCGGCGCTAGCGGTCAGTTCACGGGCGAAGGCATCCACCGTCGGACGGACGGTGCGATGTGCGACGCGCATCGGGTTGAGTGGCAGGATCAGGTACGCGACGGCGATGGCGACCACACCACCGACTACCGCACTTTCCGTTTTCGACACAACCAGATCCGGTCCTTGCGCCACCGATCCCAACAGCAAGGCTGTGCCGCCTGCCTGCGCCGTGACCGCGCCGGTGCCCCGAACCGCGACTGCCGCCGAGATGGCCACTGCCACGACCACGCCCGTTAGTGCCGGCCCTGCCCCGATCGTCCGTGTGATCAAATGCGCGACCACCGCCCCCACGATCACCCCGGCAATGACCTCCAGCGTCCGCCTGATCCGATTACCGATGGCTCCCGCGATCGTGCCGACCGCGACGGCGGGCGCGAACAACGGCTCCGCATTGTGCAGCACATCGCGCGTGATGAACCAGGACAGCTCGGCCGCCAAACCCGCCTGCGCCGCGACGATGAGGTACGTGCGAAGGCGCTCGTACACATCTCGGCCTGTCCGCCGTACGCTCTCCCGCGAAGTGCTCCGAAGCCGGCTGAGCACCTTTCACCTCCGCGAGTCCATCGGCTGCCCAACGACATCGTCCTATGCCAACAGACGTTGCATGCTCGAGATCCCTGAATTGTCGATGTCCGGCTGCCTACTGGCCTGGCCGCCTGGTCGCGGTGGTCTCTCGTGGCCTCGGCTGGCCCCTGAATGCTTCGCGTCCGCTGCACTTCGAGCTGGCGGCCGAGCAGCTGGCCGCGTTCAGGGCGGGACAACTGTGGGTGCTGTCCGTATCTGTTGGGTGCATTCCGTAGCAGTCGAGCCGGATCTTCGCGGTTGCTGAGCTCCGGGCTGTTGAAGCGGATCTCCTCGTCGGGCAGTCGCCAGACCGTCCAGCCTCCCCGGACGGGGACAAGGTGGAGCGCCCTACCGGACGAACGACCTTGGCCCCGTCCGGGGAGGCTGGTAGCCCTTGTGGTGCCTGGCGAGGTGAGCCGCGGCGGCATCTCTGAGGAGGGCCGGGGTTCGGGGCGGAGCCCCGAGGTCTTCCTGGGTCCTGGCCGTCCTAAAGGTGGCCGGCTGGCCCGGCCGATGCCGGCCGGAGGTCGCCAGCAGGCCGGGGCCGGGCCGGCGCGGCCCGCTTTGCGGGCCGCCTTGATCTGATAGAGCGGAATTCGGCAACTTCATCCGGCGAGCATCCGTCCGGCGAGCATCCGGCGAGCATCCGGCGAGCTGTCGAGATGCAGATGTCCTCCGTCGACTGATGCGCGACAGTCGTCCGCCAACTGATCTGCGACAGCCGAGCGCGGATCGCGGCAGATGTGTGCGACCGCTGGCCGGCGCGGCTCGTTGAAGGCTGTGGAAGGATGCCGCGGTGACTGCTCCGATCGCCCCTTGGCGTCGTCCTGCGTTTCGCCCAACTGGTCGCCGCGCCGCCGTAACACTGATCGCCTTCGCCGACGAGGACGTGCTGAACACCCGGCCCGACCTCGGGCTTCACGACGCCGTCCCGAAGACCGCCCCCACCGCCGCGCTCGACCTGCGCGTCCACCAGTACGTGGACAGCCCCACCTGGATCGACGGCTGGCGCACCGGTGCTCTGCGCAACATCGCCGCCCGACAACTGGACAACCTTGATCGCCTCGACGCGGCATCGTGTTGCTACTCGATTACCGTGGAGGTCGACGATCCGGCGGACCTCACGCATCTGCAACTTGCCTGGGCGGTGGCAACCATGCTCGCCGACGCCGGCAGCTGCGCGACGTTGGATACCTATGCCTGCAACTGGCTTTCCGGGCCAGCCCTGGCGTCACTTTCACCCCACCGGCCGTTCACCATCCAGCAGGAGGTGAGTCTGATCGCGGAAACCGATCCGGCACCTGGGTTCGGGCACCCCGTACATACCCGCGGCATGATCAAGTTCGGCCAGCCGGACCTGATTTCCGGTGTACCCGCCGACCGTATCGAAGACACCGCACGGATCCTCAACCACCTCGCCCGAATGCTCGCCGAAGGCCACGTCCTCGTGCCCGGCCAGCAGCTTCGCTTCGACGGCCGTCGGACCCTGGCGGTGACCACCTACGCTCCAGACGCCGCCACGCCCGACGTGAACCTCAACAACGACGGACTTCTACTCGTCGACGTGTAAGCACCCCGTTCGACGAGGCGGAGGATGAACGTACGTGCGGTCGGCGGCAGAAGCGGATGTCTTCGCCGATTTCAGATCTTGCGTTCGGCTCCTGCGCTGCCACGCCGCCGACAGGCAGGCCTCGGCCTCGGAACCGAGGATCCGGTAGGCCGCCCCGAAGATCGCAGGTCGATGCGATTCCCAGTGGGTCTCCGCCAACGTGCCGGTCAGCTCCACTCCCGAACTCCTGCACGCTCGGATCAGCGCTTTCCACGCTTTGGTATACACATGCGACGCTTCGTGGAAGGGAACCGCCGTGGGTTACGAGACCACGTTTGCCGGCCAGGTGACGATCACTCCTCCGCTGAACCAGCACGAGATCGACTACCTGCTGGCGTTCGCCGAGACCAGGCACGAACCCCGGTCCACCGGCCCCTACGCCCTTGGCTACGGCGACGAGATCGAGGACGCCAGGGATCCAGACCCGAGCAAGCCCGGGTACTGGTGCAAGTGGGCGCCGACCGCCGACGGCACCGCGATCGCCTGGAACGAGCACGAGAAGTTCTACGATGCCGAATTCTGGATGGGGTACCTGGTGCACACCTTCCTGAAGCAGGACGCCACCGTCGTGCGCGAGCGGGTCGACCCGGTGCCCGGCAGGGTGTATCCGCCCGCGCTGGACAGGTTCACCTTCGACCACATCGTCGACGGCGTCATCGAGGCCGAGGGCGAGTGGCCCGACGACCGCTGGCGTATCGAGGTGCGCGCCAACGCCGTCTACGTGGTCCGGCTGCTGACCGAACCGGACCACGCCGAGTACCCCCGCACCCACCGCGACGACTGGACCGACGAGCAGCGGGCCGACTTCGCCGCGCGGACCCGGCACAATTTCGTGTACCTGGTGCGGGACGGGCGGTTGCACGAGGTGGGCCCGGCGGACGGGACGTCGTTCGAGCCGATCCCGGCCGACGTGGACTGAGCGCGGGCCCGGGCGTCCGCGTGGGCAGGGCAGGGTTGCGTCGGCTGGTCAACGATGAACAGCTCGCCATGCTGCGGATTCCGCAAGACCGCCGCCGATCGCTCGGTGAGGACCCCACTCAGATGATTCCCAGCCGCGCCAGCTGCTGTTGAAGACCGAGCGTCACGGCGCATCGAGGCCCAGCGCGCACGGTCGGCGGCAGAAGAGTGCGCCCGGCGCAGTCCGGAACTGATATCACGCAGGCCATGAGGGCAGAGCGCCTGACTCAGCGCCTAGCATGCCCGTCATGCTCGAACTTTCGGACGAGCTATTGCGGCTGCGAGCCCGGTCAGATCGTCTACCTGTCACCGCTGCGGTCAGGCCCAGCTGCCGGTACCTGGGCAGTCACGGTACCGCTCGCGCCGTTCTCCGCAGCCGACCGTTTCGACCCCACGACCTTCCGCCCCGGCACTGATGGGCCCGAGATCATCAAGACGGTGATCCGGCGGGGCGAGTTCATTGATTTGCCCGGCAAGGACCGGTCTGCACTGACTGCCGCAGGGGCGCAGTGATACGCGTACAGCGGTTGACAACCTTGATTGTCGGGCGGACTCTGAAGTGTGAGACCACTGAGGAGGGGTCGTCATGCGGGATCTGACACCTGACGAGCGGCAGGAAATGCGATGGCAGTTGAGGACGATCGCCATCGGTTGGGCACAGCGGCTCGAGGAGCCCGGGCTGGATGCCAGGCGTAGGGCGGACCACGAGCCGAGCTACGCGGAGCGGATGCGGACTCATCTCGCACGCATGACGGTCAGCGAGCAGATGCGGGCTGTGCTCGCCGAGCTCGTGTCGGCAAGCGCCGAGGAAGCGGTGGAGTGCGGTGCCGGCTATCCCGAGCTTGGCGCGGCGGTGGGCGCCAGCCGGCAGGCGGCGCGTAAGCGGTGGCCCAACCTGCCGATCGCGAAAAAGCGTGCTGCCGAGTGGAAGCAACCGCCAGGGGGTACCGGCTGGGCCGCCGAGGTAACACTCAAGTACCCGGGCCCAGGAGGAGCCTGAGGCATCTCGTCTGCTGATCTGGGCGGCAACCAGACCTCACTCGCGCTGCGCTGACTGCCGAACCTTCGACTTCCCGATCAACCCGCATACTGGCTATATTGATACGAGCGTCTACCTGGGTGGGCGCCAAAACCCGGTCGACATCACCCGCATGGAGTTCGGTGCGGCCCATTC
The window above is part of the Micromonospora inositola genome. Proteins encoded here:
- a CDS encoding tetratricopeptide repeat protein, translating into METALDRGRALLESLPYPEDPDHHFVADPAKFDFYAMDCYRLAGEDRLAEMYAREVIRSSTGPDGTERKPMRNAEARITLGVVAARSGDLERAVSYGRRALAGDRKSLPSLLMCSKELATLLRERYPHEPEAVSYLDEVRALSAS
- a CDS encoding GrpB family protein, coding for MLDMIVGLLLGRRRNGFPGKVADMPDSHSSDSHEVNATIHIEPHDAAWAERFDEEASVISRTIGPWITGGVHHVGSTAVPGLAAKPVIDIMVGVADLELSRPCIELLKPLSYRYWPYLAEAMHWFCKPRPSHRTHYLHLVPTGSPRYVNVLAFRDYLRAHPDARADYEALKRDLADRYPNDREAYTEGKTDLIGKLTEAARARATPRDMKISKPSSTT
- a CDS encoding FUSC family protein is translated as MYERLRTYLIVAAQAGLAAELSWFITRDVLHNAEPLFAPAVAVGTIAGAIGNRIRRTLEVIAGVIVGAVVAHLITRTIGAGPALTGVVVAVAISAAVAVRGTGAVTAQAGGTALLLGSVAQGPDLVVSKTESAVVGGVVAIAVAYLILPLNPMRVAHRTVRPTVDAFARELTASADALTHRDLQQAEDALQRFSAAWEQRQKTSELVEAAQQVVVLSPWRRRRLGMLRRYQHAAEHLEDAYSSACEMLQWATATIRAGEPVPAGLPASIEHLGQALRLLYRDFLAGGEPDPPRARAQQAIKDVNEACAEGVEFSGTVVATRVRAVASDLLQASGLPQAEANKQAGLKADV